The window ATAAACTAAAATCCACACTAAGGATTTCAAATACATTtacttgcaaatatatataattgtaggaTTTAACATTTCAATTATAATGCAAAATCTGTTCAGTTAGACAGCATGAATCCCTTATCTAAGAAATACAAcataaacaaatgtaaatttctatcataaacaaaatcaaagtttTGGGCCACAGACATCTGTAATGGCAGCAACAAGTGGCTGTTGACGGGCTGCTAGAAGACCAGTATCCGGTGCGGATTCCCAAATGATTTTCTGTAGGGCCTTGAAAGATGGATGACAGGACCCACCAGCTAATCCAAGAATCACAGACTCGCTTGTGGTAAGGAAAGCACCTGCGTCTCTCATCCTCTCAAATGAGTACATCctgaaagaaacaaaacactGAATTTCAAGGCTGTTTTTCTTGGGTGTAACAAGATCAATATTCTTAACTTAAAACAGTGTTAGTAACGTCATTGTCGTCATTAATGTTCATGTCAGCTCTTCCCTTTATTGGATCAAAGGTGTCATGGATTCTTGCCAAAGCAGTCCTCATCAGTGGGGACCAACCCCTATCTGCATCACTGCACAATGACCAGGGCACTGATGCCCAGCTAGGATGGCAGCTGAGTGttgtggaaaaatatttaattttgcccTCACTTGCAATTCCCTTTGCCTCACTTTATGCAAACCGCTAAAATACAAGATTCTGTCCTTTCTGCCACATGTGACTGCTAACATACAAGCTGGGAAGAGGAAAACAATTTGGAAGCATCAGTTGATTCATGACTGATGACTTGCTTTTGTTGTTAATTTGGACAAACAggaataaaattatgtaatacaCTGAAGAAAGAACTTATTTTAGGAGGTCTAAATTGGTGTCATCCCACCTCTAAAGTCACAACAGGTCATCCATGGATTGAAAGAGTTTGTAACTTGCAAACAGGCATCAGTCATCATTGCTGAAGGCCCAAAAGGCTCTGAACATACCCGAGGTAGACATTCAATCTTGGAAGATGATTAGCAGCCACAAGCTTTATGAATCTCATCAGGTTTGCTGAGTAAAAGATGTGGTTATCTACAAATTCACCTAACAACTACCACAATCACGAACAAGAAATTctcaatgaaaaatttgtatagTGGTTTGACAGTCCTCACATACCTGTCTACCATGGATCGAGAAGAGCAAGCATCTACCACCAGATGGACATCTAACCCTGCCTCAAGGAAATCAAGAGCAGTCTGTTGCACACATACATGGGATTCAATACCACAGAGCACAATGGCTTTTacctgtaccaaaaaaaaaaaaaaatgagaattagaaCATATCTTGACATGCCGTACACAGAATGCATGACCTTAAATAAGGAATGGATTTACCATTACAGGACttgatacactttttttttccccatacAGCAAACTATTCAGAATGAATTGGTTTATATATAATGACCTCACCAACATTACTTCCTTTAATGATATTCAAGTCTCTTTTCTTCTCAAACTTCCATTGCAGTAACTGaacaaaaactattataaaaCTTGATTTAACATTTGGCTGCAAATTTAACAAATATGATGATAAAACTGTTTAATTCCTTCACATCTAACAGAATATCCCCAAGCCAGTTTTAAGCTTGAGTGAAAATAGCTCACCAACATCTTAAACAGTCAGGGATTCATTAATTTCGCAACAAAGTGCCtgtaaagtatataaaattttatgaacttAATATTTTATAGTATACAAACCAACACAAGGTTATTATCGAGTCCAAACTGTATTGGAATGAAAGTATTCAATAAACCAATGGAGGCTGGAGACAGGCAGCCTTTgcatattaaacataaaaatttgaaCTTCAGAGTCAGGTGTCAGGCACGTTGCATCTCATAATCGAGCAGGAGGTCTAGGCTGCTTGGTGATCTATCCTATAGACATAAGAAGTATTGTACTGAGAGATGCTGATGCAGCATCCAATAACTGGGGAAATAAATTTACTAAGTAAAGTACTGTAATCCAAGATTCAACAATTGGATATTCCTCATCCATACCAGAAGACATCAGTGAGTTCCAGAAAGGTGTTGTTACTTctcatataatttccttttctagGTATCTAAATACTAACATTTTTAGGGTTCACTGCAATTTTTTTCCCACATAAACATATACCAATTCTTGTTTAGAATCATTAATACTGAATGATTACACCAAATCAGGTACTTGGCCAACAACTGAGCCTTGTTAGTAAGTACTGTACATAACTCTCTTTACAACCAAGAAACAAATTAAGAATCCATCAATGAGCAAAATTACACCACTCAAAGATCTTACATCCAACTATTTGAGTGTCATTAATGTTAGTAGTTACCATATGTTGGAGAACCTAAATAATTCAATTAGCTGTTTCACCCACTGCAAAATGTACATGACAATGGAAGAATTTGTGGCCTAGGACATAAAAAGAAAGCAATCAGCATTACAGTAATGTCATAAAGAATCTAATTAATTGTACCACCCATTACGATTTACGCTTTTAACATCAGaattttttacgaaaaaaattgtatttttcccaagtATACAAAGCTGGTTCAATAACTGAAGCTAGTTAACACTGTAGTTAGTGACAGGAAACTGAAAGGGTAAGGTATTGCCCACTCCATTTTTCTGTTGGCAAGCTGGGACAATTACTGGGATGGAAATCAGGACAAGTTATAAACCTCTGCCACATCCTATACAATCTGTATTTATGACAAGAAACCGAAAAGATGCTCCATGTCACCTTCATCTGGAAATGCCCAGCTCTCTGGTTATGTTCATGAAAAGGGAAAGGCTGGTTCCTGTTAATATTCTATACAACCTCCTGTAACCAGAGCAAGAGGTTGATAAGGTCCTCTGGCACAATTTGGTTTACCTTGTCAAACCATACTTTGGGAAGGAGTCAGGGGAGCCCTGTCTCATATATGTAGCAAATTTCATCGCAAGGATGAATGATAATGCCCTAACTGACACCCACccactaaaagagagaaaaaattgtacaTTTCACCCTCAGACAGCTGCTCAGTTATGTAGCTCGCTCACACCAGTCAGACCAGCATGAACACAAGCTGAAATGTCAAAAGCTAGGAAGTTCACAAAGGAGGGGGAAGGCACCTGCAACCTCTACAGGGGATGGAAAAAGTCTAGAAGCCTACAAATCCTCCATGAATGAGTTAGGTGCAACTCCAGTTTGGTCTTCTCCCTCAATAGAAGACTGGAGTGCCTGTTTTAAGGacagtctaaaaaaaaatgccaagctTGCCCTCTAGTTGCATGGCAATGTGGAGAGGAATCAGCGCTCCAGTGGAGACACTGCAACCTGACAGAGGCACAGAAGAGTTGCATCAAGCATGACACCCAATTGTTCTACACTAACAAAGTTTGAAAACATGAAGTTTAGTAAAAACAAAGGTTTGTTTTGGTACATCAATACAGTGTCTtcaatgaaaaaattagccaTTTGAAGGAAATAAACACTTATGTCAACAAACCTCTCTATCTTTGATGATTTCCTGAACAGGTGGAAGGCAcatggaaaattttgttttatcaaaaatTGGAACATCATGTTCTGTGACCCCCAACTCTGGTACAGTGCTTCCTAAACCTggaaaaaatgaagtgaaagaagttaggaaaaatacgatACTTTGCAATCAATTGCTCAACCTAACCTTTATTTGGATATATGATACCATGCATTATACAAGATCAAAGagtataaaattcatataattgtttACTAAAATCAAATTTTCTCTTCTAGTTGTATAAGAGGCCCGCtaaagtttttgtttgtaaagtACTTTGAATTTTGATCttaagattaaaatatattttcccatacaTGAGTGAAAGTGTTCAATAACTGCATGTTTCCTATGCCACTTTGGTGGCACAGCCATGTTGTAAACAACCAGTAGTACCATCATATGCTCAAGTGTGTGGGTTGACAAGGATCAAGTGACtcaacttttaataaaatttaaactgtCCTGGTAAAGTTTACTGTGTAAAGTATAACAGCctcagtcagaaaattatttcatttttagttttccaaatatttatcaattatctTAACACATATGCAACAGAGAGCAGAAAAAGATAGTAAGCAACTTCAGCCTTGCCAAGTCAGATTGTCTGAATCAGAGCAATAGGACCCTCGCTGAGTTAAGCCAAACCTTGGCAAAACACAGCATGTAGCCTATCACAGCAAGGGTCTACAAGGAGAGGTCTAGCCTATGGAATAGCCTGGGATTGGACAGCAACCTGCATATTGGAGGTTAGCATTACCCTAAATAGTGATGTGGAGGCTAAGCTAATAGAAATAAGCTAGCTTAACCTAACTTGACATTAAGGACAATTGCATGGCCAGGGTAACTGACCTAGTTGCTGAAGTTGTCAAAGGTAGAGCAAATGGTTTGTCTTTGAAACTTAGTTTGGTAAAAGTGATCGACTACTACTGTGCTCCTCTGATTCAGAAACTGCCCTTGGGGATCaatgtacaaacataaacaaaagacggtaaatatcgtaaatatatacaaagacataaacagaaacaaaaataaaaagaggcagTAAATATgccggtcggcgactggcgggaaccaggccgcAGTAgcatcttcatttttacccttagTTTACCATAGTTCAAGTTAGATCGTGGAAtggtttgatttttaaaaattactttacgg of the Macrobrachium rosenbergii isolate ZJJX-2024 chromosome 16, ASM4041242v1, whole genome shotgun sequence genome contains:
- the LOC136847351 gene encoding isochorismatase domain-containing protein 2-like, translated to MAGAIPRRIGKLVPQNTCLLLCDMQEKFRNSIQYFPQIVEVSNRLLRAFKLLDLPVVCTEQYPKGLGSTVPELGVTEHDVPIFDKTKFSMCLPPVQEIIKDREVKAIVLCGIESHVCVQQTALDFLEAGLDVHLVVDACSSRSMVDRMYSFERMRDAGAFLTTSESVILGLAGGSCHPSFKALQKIIWESAPDTGLLAARQQPLVAAITDVCGPKL